From Coffea arabica cultivar ET-39 chromosome 10e, Coffea Arabica ET-39 HiFi, whole genome shotgun sequence, one genomic window encodes:
- the LOC113712927 gene encoding linalool synthase TPS3, chloroplastic-like — translation MMISSLNPLFTTHRSGVIAQQFFASSAAASINSVSSLKIAACSKTKLVDQSPLRQSGNHQLLSWDFNHLQSLRNDYAEEKYVSRCEVLKEQVKMMLDQEMEVVNQLELIDDLQRLGLSYHFGDEITSVLSGIYNRKSMNKMRNQWGLYATCLEFRLLRQHGFDVSQEIFDCFKDEKGDFRPSLCEDSKGMLYLYEASYLESENEESNLEMAGKFAAKTLKKNLDEKRVDQDLVALVQHALELPLHWRMMRLEARWFIDIYEERSNRNPILLELAKLDFNIVQAAHQNDLTSTLRWWRSTCLAEKLTFARDMMVENFFWTVGIISDPQHGNGRRLLTKVVALITAIDDIYDCYGTLDELEIFTTAVERWDVNSIDQLPDCMKICFLALYNFVNEMAYDALKEQGVNIIPYLRKSWADLCKAYLQEAKWFFSGEVPTLQQYLNNAWISISAPAFLVHAYFCVDYPINKDHLQYLDNYHKIIRCSAMILRLTNDLGTSPESEVLNVGDVPKSIRCYMKETGACEEKAREHLRFLIIEAWKQMEEAQTLDSPFSSTFNGIAVNLARMGLCMYQHGDGHGHQNSEPRDRIFALLFEPICCLA, via the exons ATGATGATCTCATCACTAAATCCCTTATTCACTACCCACAGAAGTGGTGTTATAGCCCAACAATTTTTTGCATCTTCAGCTGCAGCCTCAATTAACAGTGTCTCATCTCTTAAAATCGCAGCATGCAGCAAAACAAAGCTTGTTGATCAGTCACCATTAAGACAATCAGGAAACCACCAGCTTCTGAGTTGGGATTTCAATCATTTGCAGTCACTAAGGAATGACTATGCT GAGGAAAAGTACGTAAGTCGGTGTGAAGTGCTTAAGGAGCAAGTGAAGATGATGCTAGATCAAGAAATGGAGGTGGTAAATCAGTTAGAGTTAATTGACGACTTACAACGGCTTGGATTATCTTACCATTTTGGAGACGAAATCACCTCAGTTTTAAGTGGAATTTACAACCGGAAGTCGATGAATAAAATGCGGAACCAATGGGGATTATATGCAACATGTCTTGAGTTCAGACTCCTTAGGCAGCATGGTTTTGATGTCTCTCAAG AGATTTTTGATTGTTTCAAGGATGAAAAAGGGGATTTTAGGCCTAGTCTTTGCGAGGATTCGAAGGGAATGCTGTACTTGTATGAAGCTTCATACCTCGAATCAGAAAATGAAGAGAGCAATCTGGAAATGGCAGGAAAGTTTGCTGCAAAAACTCTTAAGAAGAATTTAGATGAAAAGAGAGTTGATCAAGACCTTGTAGCATTAGTTCAACATGCCCTGGAGCTTCCACTCCATTGGAGGATGATGCGTTTGGAGGCAAGGTGGTTCATAGACATATACGAGGAAAGATCAAACAGGAATCCTATTCTGCTTGAGCTTGCAAAACTAGATTTTAATATTGTCCAAGCAGCACATCAGAATGATCTCACATCTACATTAAG ATGGTGGAGAAGTACATGTCTAGCAGAAAAATTGACATTTGCCAGGGACATGATGGTAGAAAATTTCTTCTGGACTGTCGGAATAATTTCAGACCCTCAACATGGAAATGGTAGAAGACTATTGACAAAAGTTGTTGCTTTGATAACTGCTATAGATGATATATATGATTGTTATGGTACTTTGGATGAACTGGAAATCTTCACTACTGCTGTTGAAAG ATGGGATGTCAACTCAATTGATCAACTTCCAGATTGCATGAAAATATGTTTTCTTGCACTCTACAACTTTGTCAATGAAATGGCCTATGATGCTCTAAAAGAACAAGGAGTCAACATCATCCCATACCTAAGAAAATCA TGGGCCGATTTATGCAAAGCATACTTGCAAGAGGCAAAATGGTTTTTCAGTGGAGAAGTACCAACCCTACAGCAATACCTCAATAATGCCTGGATTTCAATATCAGCTCCAGCATTTCTAGTCCATGCTTATTTTTGTGTTGATTATCCCATCAACAAGGATCACCTGCAATACTTGGATAACTACCACAAGATTATTCGTTGTTCAGCAATGATTTTACGGCTCACAAATGATTTAGGAACATCTCCAGAATCG GAGGTGTTGAATGTCGGTGATGTACCAAAATCGATACGATGCTATATGAAGGAGACAGGTGCATGTGAAGAAAAGGCACGTGAACACCTAAGGTTTCTGATTATTGAGGCATGGAAGCAAATGGAAGAAGCTCAAACTTTAGACTCTCCCTTTTCGTCTACATttaatggaattgcagttaatCTTGCAAGGATGGGACTATGCATGTACCAGCATGGAGATGGCCATGGCCATCAAAATTCTGAGCCTAGGGATCGTATATTCGCACTGCTCTTTGAGCCCATATGTTGTCTTGCTTAG